In the Rhinatrema bivittatum chromosome 6, aRhiBiv1.1, whole genome shotgun sequence genome, one interval contains:
- the FITM2 gene encoding fat storage-inducing transmembrane protein 2: MKVRQVGNFMMECLEDCARFLKARCLTVAMRQRLYLVLLCINIAGSALKEFSPLPDSYLSNKRNFLNVYFVKLAWAWTFWLLLPFIALTTFALTRNPKEVLRRLSTLLVGTVIWYVCTKFFVFIENLTGSCYTSEALHDLREEHENRKECMMGGGVWHGFDISGHSFLLPYCILMIVEETAVVHELTLQRNQHLHAVVSALFVALTALALIWVWMFFCTAIYFHDISQKLFGTAFGLLAWYGTYQAWYLNPISPGLPPKGTALKSKRRGYKL; the protein is encoded by the coding sequence GCAATTTCATGATGGAGTGCCTGGAGGACTGTGCCCGCTTCTTGAAAGCGCGCTGCCTGACCGTGGCCATGCGCCAGCGCCTCTACCTGGTGTTACTGTGCATCAACATCGCTGGCTCGGCCTTGAAAGAGTTCTCGCCCCTGCCGGACTCCTACCTGAGCAATAAGCGCAACTTTCTTAACGTCTACTTCGTCAAGCTGGCTTGGGCCTGGACCTTCTGGCTGCTCTTGCCTTTCATCGCGCTCACCACTTTCGCTCTCACCAGAAACCCCAAGGAGGTTCTGCGTCGCCTAAGCACGCTGCTGGTTGGGACTGTTATCTGGTACGTCTGCACCAAATTCTTCGTGTTCATCGAAAACCTGACCGGTAGCTGCTATACGTCCGAGGCCCTCCACGACCTGAGAGAGGAACACGAAAACAGGAAAGAGTGCATGATGGGTGGGGGAGTGTGGCATGGGTTTGATATCTCCGGCCATTCCTTCCTTCTGCCTTACTGCATTCTGATGATCGTGGAGGAAACGGCGGTGGTGCACGAGCTGACCCTGCAGAGAAACCAGCACCTCCATGCTGTTGTCAGTGCTCTCTTTGTCGCTCTAACGGCCTTGGCCTTGATCTGGGTGTGGATGTTTTTTTGCACAGCTATTTATTTCCATGACATTTCCCAAAAATTATTTGGAACTGCCTTTGGTTTGTTGGCCTGGTATGGAACATATCAGGCATGGTACCTTAACCCAATATCTCCAGGCCTTCCTCCTAAAGGTACTGCTTTGAAGTCAAAGCGACGTGGCTATAAGCTATAA